The following coding sequences are from one Roseburia hominis A2-183 window:
- a CDS encoding fibronectin type III domain-containing protein, producing MYKDVCKRISAFMLTVCLIVTMVEWPTTVWAGQGTVNTYRNGDGVLAGAPCEAQAVAAVFTADRNADGAELLDSIDFYAHVDDGSKATATVEYYKDVEGMAPDAGTSIFQKEVSVKEGKNTYSAGLANQVMENGSRFSVIVRLNGASFYVYGGTAEGESYILGNAGWQDMYTVNGSSAAITAYTYDVTATTGRSSSGSDNQTAAQSSNVKKSAAAALNKNSMTIGEGWTDQDLTLQNATGTVTWVSGNETVAKVSSTGNPATIEGIAVGSTTITATYAGKSYTCNLTVTPNLSEDAVTVSPENPVYNGGQQIPSVAVQVGDTILKENDQYQLSYAQMVGGAATTFDPATDATVLVNAGTYYLYITGQNGYSGKIQKEYVIAQKDVSDATVEVTLQDNIDWDKVLADAAADPDNASATLTSCIQEVKDTARADADAVDGVKNLVEGTDYTISLSKTGRGITLTGTGNYTGERYCGAPRNAADANVVFDKTSYVYTGSEWTPAFQLLVDGETISQADYDAVYSDNVNVGQATLTITGKNSLYGTKTVNFEIKAKDIGNKDQEEVGMAVSVTAAAAGGADKEPVITATYNGMTLEKGTDYTVGTDIINAGNGTYRRVITGIGNYQGTYTVEYQAAGADLSDLIQKVTAAAVTYNGNAQTPEPDITWKSGNNDLGLVEGTDYSVTYASNTNAGTATITLQGMGTYGGAVTGKFTIEQADMSKAVCYYVDADGSEVSTANYKMEYSPDGADVKPKVVVKFAQGADMVTLPESDYKLTYSADTKIFAGTASVEIAPSDSNSNFKTGTTKRLTYTIAQCNLTSTKITASIDRELFDYTGAEIALPTESVVYHSASKTDHTLKKGTDYTVACSPTTVKDIGTYTMTITGSGNYTGVVTKTFEVTAVDIQTLINDKNLKVTNSTDRMVTGYDGPYWAMLWYSNNKNDNQLEISLTDNQGNTLVKGTDYELKYDGIKDISKEGSTASVTITGKGKFYGKQEIKYLLASKLDEDYDVSVNPAENPVYTGDPITLAADEISVSDGGFGLWKSVLEQGTDYTVNYSDGTNADQAINAGEATVTVEQIPLEDQPTANGCYVYSDGATKLSATFTIRPKDIATGVSYEAIKKAYDGNAVTLTESEIKLTYNKKTLTAPTDYSIVAGSYANNEKPGPMANVTIQGNGNYTGTKIIVFTISGKSLDEIISWKVDENETTYTGERLYPKITELTLSDGTKLTTADEIEKVIAYDESSYADNLNAGEASITVSGKGDYYGTDDRILTFAILPRSLDNNCTLGGLKSSYTYTSEEITPVPTVQCTDLKKKLGEDDYKISYENNVDAGTATMTITGKGNYQGTFTIDYTIAPKNLAEPEVKIAPIDAQEYNGMAVTPAPSVSYEFGDGTYALSPVNDYTVAYANNKGTGTATVTVTGTGNFTGSKTAEFRIGQLITNESKFTISCPALTDGTQYVYDGSAFEPEVTVTRIEGNKKLVKDSNYSVTYTDNIHAGTATVSVEGLGGYVGVWQKTFAIAPRDLTDSSVELSVGGVTDGSYQTQYTGSPVEPEVKLTYDGQKISTTDYTVSYGADHTSRGTVTLTATAKDGTDFTGSRSTTFTITLASIGNGGYTPANGFKIGAIEPQPLVDGTATPQPKLYYNGTELVMGTDYICTYEKNDSIGSDAVVILKGIGNYTGSVKKTFKICANIADAEITVPDELWFKDYVNAGETDIAIGDKNITFDDQISVVLNGTTLQKDTDYTLVYADNSWVGNAVVTIKGMGGFAGSVEKTVPIKADLSEAGIQVAIGDQQYTGDPVEAIPSISYYGTELTSGKHFVIHTYENNVKIGDKTASVTVIGNEKNGFTGTLTENFSIVANAGILEVSGVESSYLYRGTQIRPQVTVKIGNKTLSTSDYDVTYGENIKAGTDGGSIMVKGKNEYAGLIKLVTFDINPLQMDDLKVLDGTQNAIGSREYTGKEIVPEFSLKTTIGSTDYILPARSYTIAKKADADNTNVGTGTVVITGDGSNVIGSREVSFQIVAKSLAKPSSGTDLIAVEVIPDSFSYDGTEKKPTVLVTYQYGTEVEVRQLTEGSDFTVAYSNNIHAGTATAVISGIGNYTGSRTVEYTITEKSFDGAIVTFPNGTSYPYMGSDNGVEPEVQVTLDGNVLTAGTDYEVSYQNNKACGTATVTVTGKGSYAGSVTAPFTIVSHDIAAADVTVDPIPNQAYTGQPVIPEVKVTCGDYTLKQGEDYTLSFDTDNTEIGTVLMRINGTGGFTNYRQTTFHIASDISPAEIVGLRDSYPFTGSVYTPDDLGITEVRIGETVLTTDSYSFAFDNNSDGMSAGTQTLLLIGQGSYGGTKKCTIEITPKDITDEDVVMSGFEDTVSYSEQITQNVTFQWGEIALVRDTDYTVTCRPAGVAGIYEMEVAGTGNYTGTVTKQFTVDQTPIDGLEVKGISSTYTYTGKAITPEPEVWADGVQLEKDKDYTVSYEDNINAGVAKLVITASGTHYAGTKELSFQILRKSIHLCDIGSIQTQVYTGSDIKPTVTVEDDGKALELLSDYTLMYSNNRKAGTGVAAVAGKGNYTATKNLTFDIRPCDAGAAVVTGASADSLSISWTGDGAVTGYEVYRAGADGKWQQVTRTRDAFYTDKKLAAETTYSYKVRSYLVADGETYYGEFTGAVTGTTTK from the coding sequence AACAGCATGACCATCGGTGAGGGATGGACGGATCAGGATCTTACACTGCAGAATGCCACGGGAACGGTAACATGGGTTTCCGGCAATGAAACGGTGGCAAAAGTAAGCAGTACGGGCAACCCGGCAACCATCGAAGGTATTGCCGTAGGCAGCACGACGATCACGGCAACCTATGCAGGAAAAAGCTACACCTGTAATCTGACGGTCACACCGAATCTTTCGGAGGATGCGGTGACAGTCAGCCCGGAGAATCCGGTATACAACGGCGGACAGCAGATTCCATCCGTTGCGGTACAGGTGGGAGATACCATATTAAAAGAGAACGATCAGTACCAGCTTTCCTATGCACAGATGGTTGGCGGTGCGGCGACAACTTTTGACCCGGCTACGGATGCGACCGTGCTTGTGAATGCGGGAACCTATTACCTGTACATTACCGGACAGAACGGTTACAGCGGAAAGATTCAGAAGGAATACGTGATTGCACAGAAAGACGTATCAGACGCGACGGTGGAAGTGACACTGCAGGACAATATTGACTGGGATAAGGTGCTGGCTGATGCGGCAGCAGATCCGGACAACGCTTCTGCCACACTTACCTCCTGTATCCAAGAGGTAAAGGATACGGCGCGTGCAGATGCGGATGCCGTAGACGGCGTGAAGAATCTGGTTGAAGGAACAGATTACACGATTTCCCTCAGCAAGACAGGAAGAGGAATTACACTGACTGGTACCGGCAACTATACCGGAGAGAGATATTGCGGTGCACCGCGCAATGCGGCGGACGCGAATGTTGTTTTTGACAAGACTTCCTATGTATATACCGGAAGTGAGTGGACACCGGCATTCCAGCTTCTGGTGGACGGGGAGACCATTTCCCAGGCGGATTACGATGCGGTATATTCCGACAATGTCAATGTCGGACAAGCCACATTGACGATTACCGGAAAAAATTCCCTTTACGGAACAAAGACGGTAAATTTTGAGATCAAGGCAAAAGATATTGGCAACAAGGATCAGGAAGAAGTTGGCATGGCTGTGTCTGTGACGGCTGCTGCGGCAGGAGGAGCGGACAAGGAGCCGGTCATCACTGCAACCTACAACGGCATGACGCTGGAGAAGGGGACGGATTACACCGTCGGAACAGATATTATCAATGCCGGAAACGGAACCTACCGTCGTGTCATCACCGGTATCGGAAACTATCAGGGAACCTACACGGTGGAGTATCAGGCGGCAGGCGCTGATCTCTCAGACCTGATCCAGAAAGTGACGGCAGCGGCTGTAACTTATAACGGCAATGCACAGACACCGGAACCGGACATTACCTGGAAGAGCGGCAACAACGATCTGGGACTGGTTGAGGGAACGGATTACTCCGTTACTTACGCAAGCAACACGAATGCAGGAACAGCAACCATTACGCTGCAGGGTATGGGAACATACGGCGGTGCAGTGACCGGTAAATTCACAATCGAGCAGGCGGACATGTCAAAGGCGGTATGCTACTATGTGGATGCCGATGGCTCCGAGGTAAGCACTGCAAACTATAAGATGGAATATTCTCCGGACGGAGCAGACGTGAAGCCGAAGGTGGTTGTAAAGTTTGCGCAGGGCGCGGACATGGTAACACTTCCGGAGTCGGACTACAAGCTGACCTATTCTGCGGATACCAAGATATTTGCAGGTACGGCGAGCGTTGAGATTGCGCCGAGCGATTCCAACAGCAATTTTAAGACCGGTACAACGAAACGTCTGACGTATACGATTGCCCAGTGCAATCTTACAAGCACGAAGATTACTGCCAGCATTGACAGAGAGCTGTTTGACTATACGGGAGCAGAGATTGCGCTTCCGACAGAGAGTGTTGTATATCATTCCGCATCAAAGACAGATCATACACTGAAAAAGGGAACCGATTATACGGTGGCATGTTCACCGACAACGGTAAAAGACATCGGAACCTACACGATGACGATTACCGGAAGCGGCAACTATACAGGCGTTGTTACCAAGACGTTTGAGGTTACAGCGGTAGATATCCAGACACTGATCAACGACAAGAACCTTAAGGTAACCAACAGCACGGACAGGATGGTGACAGGATATGACGGACCATACTGGGCAATGCTGTGGTATTCCAACAATAAAAACGATAACCAGCTTGAGATTTCACTCACGGATAACCAGGGCAATACGCTGGTAAAAGGAACTGATTACGAATTAAAGTATGACGGCATCAAGGATATTTCAAAAGAAGGAAGCACTGCTTCGGTAACGATTACCGGAAAGGGCAAATTCTATGGCAAGCAGGAGATCAAGTATCTGCTCGCATCCAAGCTTGATGAGGATTATGATGTATCGGTGAATCCGGCAGAAAACCCGGTATACACAGGAGATCCGATTACGCTTGCTGCGGATGAGATTTCGGTATCGGACGGCGGATTCGGACTCTGGAAGAGCGTCCTTGAGCAGGGAACAGATTATACGGTCAACTACAGTGACGGAACCAACGCGGATCAGGCGATCAATGCCGGGGAGGCGACGGTTACAGTAGAGCAGATCCCGCTGGAGGATCAGCCGACGGCAAACGGATGCTATGTGTACAGCGACGGCGCCACAAAACTGAGTGCAACCTTTACGATTCGTCCGAAGGACATTGCAACCGGTGTTTCCTACGAGGCGATCAAGAAAGCGTACGACGGAAATGCAGTGACCCTTACAGAAAGTGAGATAAAGCTTACTTATAATAAGAAGACATTGACTGCGCCGACCGACTATTCGATCGTGGCTGGCAGCTACGCGAACAACGAGAAACCGGGACCGATGGCAAATGTGACCATACAGGGTAACGGCAACTACACAGGAACGAAGATTATTGTATTCACCATCAGCGGAAAATCCCTGGACGAGATCATCAGCTGGAAGGTGGATGAGAACGAGACGACCTACACCGGCGAGCGTCTGTATCCGAAGATCACCGAGCTGACGCTGAGCGATGGAACAAAGCTTACGACAGCCGATGAGATCGAGAAAGTGATCGCGTATGACGAGTCTTCCTACGCGGACAACCTGAATGCCGGCGAGGCATCCATCACCGTTTCCGGTAAGGGAGATTACTACGGAACAGATGACAGAATATTGACATTTGCGATTCTGCCGAGAAGCCTGGACAACAACTGCACGCTTGGCGGATTAAAGTCCAGCTATACATACACTTCGGAAGAGATTACACCGGTACCTACGGTACAGTGCACAGATCTGAAGAAAAAGCTCGGCGAGGATGATTACAAGATTTCCTACGAGAATAATGTGGATGCCGGGACCGCAACGATGACGATTACCGGAAAAGGAAACTATCAGGGAACCTTTACGATAGATTATACGATTGCGCCGAAGAATCTGGCAGAGCCGGAGGTAAAGATCGCACCGATCGACGCGCAGGAGTACAACGGAATGGCTGTCACACCGGCACCGTCGGTAAGCTATGAATTTGGAGACGGAACCTATGCGTTAAGCCCGGTCAACGATTACACGGTGGCTTACGCGAACAACAAAGGAACCGGAACCGCAACGGTGACAGTGACCGGAACCGGCAACTTTACCGGAAGCAAGACGGCAGAATTCAGAATTGGCCAGCTCATCACAAACGAGAGCAAATTTACGATCAGCTGCCCGGCACTCACCGACGGCACACAGTATGTTTATGACGGAAGTGCATTTGAGCCGGAGGTGACGGTAACACGGATCGAGGGCAACAAAAAGCTGGTAAAAGATTCTAACTATTCCGTGACATATACGGATAATATCCACGCGGGAACCGCAACGGTAAGCGTGGAAGGTCTGGGAGGATACGTCGGTGTATGGCAGAAGACTTTTGCGATTGCACCGAGAGATCTTACGGACAGCAGCGTAGAGCTCTCTGTCGGCGGAGTGACCGATGGAAGTTATCAGACACAGTATACCGGAAGCCCGGTAGAGCCTGAAGTGAAGCTTACTTATGACGGACAGAAGATCAGCACGACGGATTACACGGTATCCTACGGGGCGGATCATACCAGCCGCGGAACCGTGACGCTGACGGCAACGGCAAAGGACGGTACGGACTTTACAGGATCGAGAAGCACAACCTTTACGATCACACTTGCAAGTATTGGCAATGGCGGATATACACCGGCAAACGGCTTTAAGATCGGAGCGATCGAACCGCAGCCGCTGGTGGACGGAACGGCAACACCGCAGCCGAAGCTGTACTATAACGGAACAGAACTTGTCATGGGTACGGATTATATTTGTACTTATGAGAAGAACGACAGCATTGGCTCCGACGCGGTTGTCATTCTCAAGGGAATCGGCAATTACACAGGAAGCGTGAAGAAGACCTTTAAGATCTGCGCAAACATTGCGGACGCCGAGATTACCGTTCCGGATGAACTGTGGTTTAAAGATTATGTGAATGCCGGAGAGACGGACATTGCAATCGGCGATAAGAACATCACGTTTGACGATCAGATCAGTGTTGTGCTGAACGGAACAACACTTCAGAAAGATACCGACTATACGCTGGTCTATGCAGACAACAGCTGGGTCGGCAACGCAGTAGTTACCATCAAGGGTATGGGAGGCTTTGCGGGAAGCGTGGAGAAGACGGTTCCGATCAAAGCGGATCTTTCGGAGGCAGGCATCCAGGTGGCAATCGGAGATCAGCAGTATACCGGAGATCCGGTGGAGGCAATCCCGAGCATCAGCTACTACGGAACAGAGCTGACATCCGGAAAGCACTTTGTGATTCATACATACGAAAACAACGTGAAGATCGGTGATAAGACTGCGAGCGTGACGGTAATCGGAAATGAGAAAAACGGATTTACCGGAACACTCACAGAGAATTTCAGCATTGTTGCAAATGCGGGAATTCTGGAGGTAAGCGGTGTAGAGAGCAGCTACCTGTACCGCGGAACACAGATCCGCCCGCAGGTTACCGTTAAGATAGGGAACAAGACACTGTCCACGTCCGATTATGATGTGACCTATGGAGAGAATATCAAGGCGGGAACAGACGGCGGAAGCATTATGGTAAAGGGTAAGAACGAGTATGCTGGTCTGATCAAGCTGGTAACCTTTGATATTAACCCACTTCAGATGGACGACCTGAAGGTGCTTGACGGAACGCAGAACGCGATCGGAAGCAGAGAGTACACCGGTAAGGAGATTGTGCCGGAGTTCTCATTGAAGACAACCATCGGATCAACGGATTACATTCTGCCGGCAAGAAGCTATACCATTGCAAAGAAGGCAGACGCGGATAATACGAATGTAGGAACCGGTACAGTCGTGATTACCGGTGATGGAAGCAACGTAATCGGAAGCCGTGAAGTATCCTTCCAGATCGTGGCGAAATCATTGGCAAAACCGTCATCCGGCACCGACCTGATTGCGGTAGAAGTGATTCCGGACAGCTTTTCTTATGACGGAACGGAAAAGAAGCCGACTGTTCTTGTGACATATCAGTACGGAACAGAGGTTGAGGTACGTCAGCTGACAGAGGGAAGCGATTTTACCGTTGCATACAGCAACAATATCCATGCAGGAACAGCGACAGCGGTGATTTCCGGTATCGGAAATTATACGGGATCCCGCACCGTGGAATACACGATTACGGAGAAGAGCTTTGACGGAGCGATTGTCACGTTCCCGAACGGAACTTCCTATCCGTATATGGGAAGCGACAACGGGGTGGAACCGGAAGTGCAGGTAACACTGGACGGCAATGTACTCACAGCGGGTACGGATTATGAGGTATCTTATCAGAACAACAAGGCGTGCGGTACCGCAACTGTGACCGTGACAGGAAAAGGAAGCTATGCGGGAAGCGTAACGGCACCGTTTACCATCGTAAGCCACGATATTGCAGCTGCGGATGTTACGGTGGATCCGATTCCGAATCAGGCATACACAGGTCAGCCGGTGATTCCGGAAGTCAAAGTGACCTGCGGCGATTACACCTTAAAGCAGGGTGAGGACTATACACTGAGCTTTGACACGGACAACACAGAGATCGGCACTGTGCTGATGCGGATCAACGGAACCGGCGGATTTACGAATTACCGCCAGACCACATTTCATATTGCGAGCGACATCAGTCCGGCGGAGATTGTAGGACTGCGTGACAGTTACCCGTTCACGGGAAGCGTTTATACGCCGGATGATCTGGGCATTACAGAGGTACGCATCGGCGAGACGGTTCTGACAACAGACTCCTACAGCTTTGCATTTGACAACAACAGCGATGGCATGAGCGCCGGAACGCAGACCCTTCTTCTGATCGGTCAGGGAAGCTATGGCGGAACCAAGAAATGCACCATCGAGATTACACCGAAGGACATCACCGATGAAGATGTGGTGATGAGCGGATTTGAGGACACGGTATCCTACTCAGAGCAGATTACACAGAATGTAACATTCCAGTGGGGTGAGATCGCACTCGTAAGAGACACCGATTATACCGTGACATGCAGACCGGCAGGAGTGGCAGGAATCTACGAAATGGAGGTTGCCGGAACCGGCAACTATACAGGAACCGTTACAAAGCAGTTTACTGTAGACCAGACGCCGATCGACGGACTGGAAGTGAAGGGTATTTCTTCTACTTACACATATACCGGAAAAGCAATCACACCGGAGCCGGAAGTATGGGCAGACGGTGTGCAGCTGGAAAAAGATAAGGATTACACGGTATCCTATGAAGACAACATCAACGCGGGTGTAGCGAAGCTGGTAATCACAGCAAGCGGAACCCATTATGCAGGTACTAAGGAACTGAGTTTCCAGATTCTGCGCAAGAGCATACATCTGTGCGACATTGGTTCGATTCAGACACAGGTATATACCGGATCTGACATCAAGCCGACCGTGACGGTGGAAGATGACGGCAAAGCCCTGGAACTTTTAAGCGACTACACACTGATGTATTCCAACAACCGCAAGGCAGGTACCGGTGTGGCGGCAGTTGCAGGAAAAGGCAATTACACCGCGACAAAGAACCTGACGTTTGACATCAGACCGTGCGATGCGGGCGCGGCGGTTGTGACAGGCGCATCCGCAGACAGTCTGTCCATCAGCTGGACGGGCGACGGTGCCGTGACGGGATACGAAGTATACCGTGCCGGCGCAGATGGAAAGTGGCAGCAGGTAACGCGTACCAGAGACGCTTTCTATACCGATAAAAAGCTTGCGGCAGAGACAACATACTCTTATAAAGTAAGAAGCTACCTGGTGGCGGACGGCGAGACTTACTACGGTGAGTTTACCGGAGCAGTTACCGGAACAACCACAAAATAA
- a CDS encoding class B sortase, whose protein sequence is MAAYKIGNFTFDTEEEYARGLEDAKKIEKIQNTVDLNEPETALRLYWLIRTGKIKFGSKVGKKFFLDIADVVAKSAAKNITQAQAPEQQAGEEPRQVAQDRSRKILGAVCVTAAILCFGWYFWSDYTNHRGSQANEYLKMLKENPTEAAEMVDNDTFFSEDAPELAAGLDQTERENEPPPPVLPEYEAIVAQHSDFAGWITIDGTKIDYPVMLTPNDGDYYLKRNVNGEDDINGTLFMDPRTDLVQRSTNIIIYGHNMKSGAMFGSLKKYLDEDYWREHAQIRFDTIYEKGTYEVFAVCLAKVQYRNSQEFRYYDFIQADSEEAFNDYLDHIIQLSVFTGTDLPVYGDELLTLSTCNNFTEDGRLFLVAKKCREAE, encoded by the coding sequence ATGGCGGCATATAAGATAGGGAATTTTACATTTGACACAGAAGAGGAATATGCCCGAGGGCTCGAAGATGCGAAGAAAATCGAAAAGATACAGAACACCGTCGATCTCAATGAACCGGAAACCGCTCTACGCCTCTATTGGCTGATCCGAACAGGGAAGATCAAGTTCGGCAGCAAAGTCGGCAAGAAATTTTTTCTGGATATTGCAGATGTCGTGGCAAAATCCGCGGCAAAAAATATAACGCAGGCACAGGCGCCGGAACAACAAGCGGGGGAGGAACCCCGGCAGGTGGCGCAGGACCGCAGCAGAAAGATTCTCGGTGCGGTGTGTGTGACGGCTGCGATTCTATGTTTTGGCTGGTATTTCTGGTCAGATTACACGAATCACCGCGGCAGTCAGGCGAATGAGTATTTGAAGATGCTAAAAGAAAATCCGACAGAAGCCGCAGAGATGGTGGACAATGACACCTTTTTTTCGGAGGATGCACCGGAACTTGCGGCGGGATTAGACCAGACGGAGCGGGAGAACGAACCGCCTCCTCCGGTTCTGCCGGAATATGAAGCCATCGTGGCGCAGCACAGTGATTTTGCCGGATGGATCACCATTGACGGGACGAAGATTGACTATCCGGTCATGCTTACCCCGAATGACGGGGATTATTATCTCAAGCGCAATGTAAACGGGGAGGACGATATCAACGGAACCTTGTTTATGGATCCGAGAACGGATCTGGTGCAGCGCAGCACCAATATTATTATCTACGGACACAACATGAAAAGCGGTGCGATGTTCGGAAGTCTCAAGAAGTATCTGGATGAAGATTACTGGAGGGAGCACGCGCAGATCAGATTTGATACAATTTATGAGAAAGGCACCTATGAAGTGTTTGCCGTCTGTCTGGCAAAGGTGCAGTACCGAAATTCACAGGAATTTCGTTATTATGATTTTATACAGGCGGATTCCGAGGAGGCGTTTAACGACTACCTCGATCATATCATACAACTCTCGGTGTTTACCGGAACAGATCTGCCGGTCTACGGGGACGAGCTATTGACCCTGTCGACCTGTAACAATTTTACAGAAGACGGAAGACTGTTTCTGGTGGCGAAGAAATGCAGGGAAGCAGAGTAA
- a CDS encoding leucine-rich repeat protein, with the protein MKYRIKRKIGYVLVVAMLVVMIYPGELSAASGQEDGFVIKGTTLQGYVGAENAVVIPDNITKIDDDVFLNTTITSVEIPDSVTTIGDNAFAGCEYLTEVTVPDSVTKIGDNVFYGCTSLESATWESKEGIGDGTFAECAGLTDLSISKELPSIGKEAFKNCESLESIVIPEATKTIASDAFDGCVNMQSIDVEETNTYFMSYDNALYTANGVTLYRCPQGARTIEVYDGTKMIGENAFYGCKLGKVTLPESVTTVEDGAFDGSEIQTLCLGKALETFGEQNTSFKIHSIEVPGSAPAAPKLVETYGAIVVTDYKPDDTEDTEKPTEDTEKPTEDTEKPTEDTEKPTEDTEKPTEDTEKPADDNNNNNNNNNNNNNNNDNNNSGNNNNSGDNSNNNNSSNNNSSNNSSNTSSGNNSSSTGSGSGSSGKSNGTSSGRGSRSGNGSGRGSGAVKGSAGAAGAQSSGTGSAAATTAETQGDVQPTAAEVPATTRFAEQGTAYITGNEELKGWDAIYTQMTVADPGSTIYITMNGTTVVPKDILTLAADKQLTLVLDMGNGISWTIDGSSIDTSVVADTDFGVELGTSNVPANLQSTVTGSGWSTQMHLAHDNLFGLTAQLTVNVGAANANKLGTLFYYNVDNQILEYMGQSDTDADGNVSFSFVHACDYVIVVDERHSDSTAQATSGFVITPAGGSQAESQPAETTEAAETEQPADNAQAADDSQVKDETPKTGQSLNPKYVLCIGVMLLGIYMILTSERQEKQRKRANG; encoded by the coding sequence ATGAAATACCGGATAAAACGAAAAATAGGTTATGTGCTGGTCGTTGCCATGCTTGTGGTGATGATCTATCCCGGAGAGCTCAGTGCAGCGTCCGGTCAGGAGGACGGATTTGTCATAAAAGGGACAACCCTGCAGGGGTATGTCGGAGCGGAGAACGCAGTTGTCATTCCGGATAACATCACGAAAATTGATGACGATGTATTCCTCAATACGACGATCACATCGGTGGAGATCCCGGACAGTGTGACAACCATCGGAGATAACGCATTTGCAGGATGTGAATATCTGACCGAGGTTACGGTTCCGGACAGCGTGACAAAGATCGGAGACAATGTGTTCTACGGCTGTACCAGTCTGGAAAGTGCAACGTGGGAGAGCAAGGAAGGAATCGGCGATGGCACATTTGCAGAGTGTGCGGGACTGACGGACTTAAGTATTTCCAAGGAACTTCCATCGATCGGAAAAGAAGCATTTAAAAATTGTGAGTCCCTCGAGAGTATCGTGATACCCGAGGCGACCAAAACCATTGCGTCGGACGCATTTGACGGATGTGTCAACATGCAGTCCATTGACGTGGAAGAGACGAATACTTACTTTATGTCATACGACAATGCACTCTACACGGCGAACGGGGTTACGTTATACCGCTGCCCGCAGGGGGCGAGAACCATCGAGGTGTATGACGGTACCAAGATGATCGGTGAAAATGCATTTTACGGCTGCAAGCTTGGAAAAGTCACACTTCCGGAGAGCGTGACAACCGTGGAAGATGGTGCGTTTGACGGCAGTGAGATTCAGACACTCTGCCTTGGCAAAGCCTTAGAAACGTTTGGCGAGCAGAATACTTCTTTCAAGATCCACTCGATTGAAGTGCCGGGAAGCGCTCCGGCTGCACCGAAGCTGGTGGAGACGTACGGTGCGATTGTGGTGACGGATTATAAGCCGGACGACACCGAGGATACGGAGAAACCGACCGAGGACACGGAAAAGCCGACGGAAGACACGGAGAAACCGACCGAGGATACAGAAAAGCCGACGGAGGATACGGAGAAGCCGACCGAGGACACGGAAAAACCGGCAGATGACAATAACAACAATAACAACAATAACAACAATAACAACAATAACAACGACAATAATAACAGCGGTAACAACAATAACAGCGGCGACAACAGCAATAACAATAACAGCAGTAATAACAATAGCAGCAATAACAGCAGCAACACGAGCAGTGGTAATAACAGCAGCAGTACGGGCAGCGGAAGCGGCAGCAGCGGAAAGAGTAACGGCACATCATCTGGAAGAGGCAGCAGAAGCGGCAACGGCAGTGGAAGAGGCAGCGGTGCGGTAAAGGGCAGTGCCGGAGCGGCAGGCGCACAGAGCAGCGGTACCGGATCGGCGGCAGCGACGACGGCGGAGACACAGGGAGATGTGCAGCCGACAGCGGCGGAAGTGCCTGCGACGACCAGATTTGCAGAGCAGGGAACCGCATATATCACCGGAAATGAGGAACTGAAGGGCTGGGATGCGATTTACACGCAGATGACGGTGGCGGATCCAGGTTCAACGATCTATATTACCATGAACGGCACCACGGTTGTGCCGAAGGATATTCTGACACTGGCGGCAGATAAGCAGCTGACGCTGGTTCTGGATATGGGAAATGGAATCTCATGGACGATTGACGGAAGCAGCATTGACACAAGCGTTGTAGCAGATACGGATTTTGGCGTGGAACTGGGAACAAGCAATGTGCCGGCGAACCTGCAGAGCACAGTAACCGGAAGCGGATGGTCAACGCAGATGCATCTGGCGCACGACAACCTGTTTGGCCTGACGGCGCAGCTGACCGTAAATGTCGGTGCGGCGAACGCCAATAAGCTGGGCACTTTGTTCTATTATAATGTAGATAATCAGATCCTGGAGTATATGGGACAGTCTGATACAGATGCGGACGGCAATGTGTCATTTTCCTTTGTGCATGCGTGTGATTATGTCATCGTAGTGGATGAGCGTCACTCGGATTCAACGGCGCAGGCAACCTCCGGGTTTGTGATTACACCGGCAGGCGGAAGCCAGGCGGAAAGCCAGCCGGCAGAGACGACGGAAGCGGCGGAGACGGAGCAGCCGGCGGATAATGCGCAGGCGGCGGATGACTCGCAGGTAAAGGATGAGACGCCGAAGACCGGACAGTCGTTAAATCCGAAATATGTTCTGTGCATCGGTGTGATGCTGCTGGGAATCTATATGATTCTGACCAGTGAGAGACAGGAGAAGCAGAGAAAACGGGCAAATGGCTGA